Proteins from a genomic interval of Salmo salar chromosome ssa14, Ssal_v3.1, whole genome shotgun sequence:
- the LOC106569411 gene encoding angiopoietin-related protein 1-like produces the protein MGPRALCLFVLLGLSVWGSSEGLRSPILTRRRRAPEATGEPPKKCSYTFLVPEQKITGPICASRGLHTDKDRVTRLDVAAVRDLLSKQRREMDNLKLVVDVDGNMVNEMKLLRKESRNMNSRVTQLYMQLLHEIIRKRDNSLELAQLEGRILNATAESLRLAARYRDLEVRYATLSAMVNNQSVLIGALEERCLQVYGRLQEQPPQGPPLVQVVPENIPVSIPRFTNEIQRDHSRAFPRDRVSRVGPAPTGGTLELRTAPQGNFSTEGPFRDCLQAQEAGHSTSGMYLLKPDEAERPMQVWCEQGLDNGGWTVIQSRRDGSVNFFRNWDAYKNGFGNIDGEYWMGLLGIYNLGKQSDYRLLVELEDWVGKKVYAEYSSFHLEPESEGYRLRLGTYQGNAGDSLSSHNGKQFTTLDQDKDAFSGNCAHFHKGGWWYNSCGQANLNGVWYSGGVYRSKFQDGIFWADYGGGFYSMKGVRMMVRPID, from the exons ATGGGGCCCAGAGCTTTATGCCTGTTTGTCCTGCTTGGGCTGTCTGTCTGGGGCAGCAGTGAGGGCCTCAGATCCCCCATCCTGACCCGGAGACGGAGGGCCCCAGAGGCCACGGGAGAACCACCCAAAAAGTGCTCGTACACCTTCCTGGTCCCTGAGCAGAAGATCACAGGGCCCATCTGCGCCAGCCGGGGCCTACACACGGACAAGGATCGCGTGACCCGTCTGGACGTGGCGGCAGTGAGGGACCTGCTCTCCAAACAGAGACGGGAGATGGACAACCTGAAGCTGGTGGTGGATGTGGATGGAAACATGGTGAATGAGATGAAGCTGCTGAGGAAGGAGAGCAGGAACATGAACTCCAGGGTGACCCAGCTCTACATGCAGCTGCTTCATGAGATCATCAGGAAGAGAGACAACTCTCTGGAGCTGGCTCAGCTGGAGGGACGCATTCTCAACGCCACAGCAGAGTCCCTACGCCTGGCTGCCCGCTACCGCGACCTGGAGGTCCGCTACGCCACGCTCTCCGCCATGGTCAACAACCAGTCGGTTCTGATTGGTGCCCTGGAGGAGCGCTGTCTACAGGTGTACGGCCGGCTGCAGGAGCAGCCTCCTCAGGGCCCACCGCTGGTACAGGTAGTGCCGGAGAACATACCGGTTAGCATCCCAAGGTTCACCAATGAGATCCAGAGGGACCATAGCCGGGCGTTCCCCAGAGACAGGGTCTCCCGAGTGGGACCGGCACCCACAGGAGGCACCCTGGAGCTCCGGACGGCTCCGCAGGGCAACTTCAGCACAGAGG GTCCTTTCAGGGACTGTCTTCAGGCGCAGGAGGCTGGCCATAGCACCAGCGGTATGTACCTGCTGAAACCTGACGAGGCAGAGAGGCCCATGCAGGTGTGGTGTGAGCAGGGCCTGGACAACGGAGGCTGGACTGTCATCCAGAGCAGGAGGGATGGCTCCGTCAACTTCTTCAGGAACTGGGACGCCTACAAG AATGGATTTGGCAACATAGACGGTGAGTACTGGATGGGGTTGCTTGGGATCTACAACTTAGGGAAGCAGTCTGACTACAGACTTCTAGTGGAGCTGGAGGACTGGGTGGGGAAGAAGGTGTATGCTGAGTACAGCAGCTTTCACCTGGAGCCTGAGAGCGAGGGCTACCGCCTGAGGCTGGGCACCTATCAGGGAAACGCTGGTGACTCACTCAGCAGCCACAACGGCAAGCAGTTCACCACACTGGACCAAGACAAGGACGCCTTCTCAG GTAACTGTGCACACTTCCATAAGGGAGGCTGGTGGTACAACTCCTGTGGCCAGGCCAATCTGAACGGTGTTTGGTACTCCGGTGGGGTCTACCGCAGCAAGTTTCAGGATGGAATCTTCTGGGCGGACTATGGCGGAGGATTCTACTCTATGAAGGGAGTCCGCATGATGGTCAGACCCATAGACTGA